The following DNA comes from Excalfactoria chinensis isolate bCotChi1 chromosome 5, bCotChi1.hap2, whole genome shotgun sequence.
CAAAGGAAAGGCACAAAATTAGCATGATTATTAAGCACAGAATAGTCAATGCGGTGCAGTCCAATCTTTCTTAGGGAATCAAATGTCTTGAAAGGGGTAGAAAGGAAAGTTGTTGGTATGGTCAAAGTTTGGATTCTAGTGCAGGTTCAAAAATCAAACTGTTCTGTTGGCTTGGGCTACTCATTTAATTTCTCCATGCCTTAGTTTTGTAGTAGCAGAAGTAGCAATAAAGGAGCTGTAAGGCTATAATTAGTTGATTGATTGGTGCTTTGAGGTCCTCCATCTGAGAAATGTATTAAACACTAATGAATCTTGTTTGTGACCACAGCTGGAACTGCTAAAGCAAATGCTCTAAAGTTCAGAAGATCTCAATTGAagttttttccctgtattttatCATCATGCCATACAGTAGATAAGGTTCCCAAATCCAAATGTTGAAATTCTCTTTCTGATTTGGACTTTGACTGTTTGGTCTCTTTCTGACCACAACTAAATACATTCCTaaagttaataaaataataatcataataaataaataaataaacataccATATAAAAGTTTcctttgaagaatgatgcagtTGCTTACAGTGCTAATCTAATAATCCAAAATAATGTAAATTACACATGATTAATTGAGGAAAATAGGCATAAAAGAGCACTTCTGGAGTACTTGTTATTGTCCAAAATATCACTGAAATTCTGATGACTAAGTACAGTCTGCTTATCTCTATTTGAAACAGTTCTTTAcaaattcattatttctaaaggtcttctttccatttctataTAGATATTGTCCCTTCACATTTTGAAGGTTTGAAGAAGAGGATTGTTTTTCGAGTCACACTAAGTAAACATTAAATGCATGCAGGCTTAAAACTAAAGCATGCATGTTATGTAGCAGCAATAAAAAGTGCTCGGCTTGCACGATTTATAATGCTCAAGCATTGCCTTGTTAAAATGccaaaaaaattttaaaaaaactttttctttgcatttttttgaaAAGTAAATCTCTTCCTTTGACCTTGCAATACTTaatttttcaggttttgaacaaatgatatttattttactgaatacTTTTATGTTACAGATAAGGTGGATGAAATAGTACCAGTTTCCAAGCCATCAAGAATTGCAGACAATGCAACTGTGGATTCAAGAGTGGCAACTATTAAACAGCGGCCTTCTAGTAGATGTTTTCCCTCAGCTACAGATATGAATGTGAGTGGTAGCTATGAAGTACTGCTTTCACTTCTGAAACTGTTTGGAAAGGATACTTTGCTAGTGTACAATGTTCAAAGCACaatagaaatgaatttaaaataatgctttatgTGCTCATGCTGATTTTATTACCTTGTAGCTTTGATCTACTCTGTATTTCTGATAATAATTCATTTAACAGAAGAGCCTCTGGGCTCCTAAAACCTTTTGTTGTTACATTCTTATATCTACTCTGAGATTGTCATTTCAACAACATTGCTATCTCGGTGTTATTGAAACAGAAGTAAGTGACCTTACTCTTCCTTGTAATATCAGCCAGTGAGATAACAGTAAGTTGTAACTTGAAAGGGTCAGTACAAAATTAAGACCAAATGaaaaaacatcactgaaaatTGAAGTACATTAATGCAGTTTGAGTGTCAGTATTAATGCAGCCACACAATTTCCACTAATGTAAAGGTTTCTGCAAGttcatattttttattgttcCTAATGGTCTATGTAATATCTTGACAAAATAATATACAGTGATTTGAAAGGGAAGAATTGAATACATTGACTACAGTATATAGTAAAAATTTAGTTTCAAGAACTCTGAAATTGGATTCCTCAGTTGTAGAATTTGCTTCTACGGCACTTATgtgtgaaaaaataattgtttttattgtgtCTTAGATGTACTTTTCCATTGGCCACCCCTTTGAAGCAGCCCCTGCCTCGACACAGGCACTGCGGTATTCTCAGTAGcttaggaaggaaggaaggaaataaatagagaCTTATTtgtgacagaaaacaaatagtTGTGTGATAACCTATGTTGAAGGGCAGTTCAGTGCATTGGGATTCAGGGAACATTCTGCAGTTCCTAGTTGAGGATCTGTCTTCCTGTGTAACCTTGTGCAAAGTACCATCTGTGCAAGACCCAGGGAGTCAGTCTGCCACTCAGTAGTGAGGAGAGTGTACAGCCTGGTGCAAAGTGAAAATTAATAGTGATACAGTGTGTGGTAATGTTTTGGAAGtgagtgaaataaaatgcaattgcTCGGGCTTCCTTTTTCTCACAGCACACCGATTGTGCTGTAAACTTAACATATTACCTTGTAAATTCAACTAAATCTACTTACAGCTGTTGTCATTTTATTAGCCTATGTCTCagccttccctttctcttcgCATCCTTCTTCAAAGAATAGCAAATTTGCTGTTCTCCGTAAGAATCCCAAGAGGGGTAGGTAGTAGATTAGTTGATTTAACCAAGGAGTTATTTACATGTGGGATAAAGTTTTGCACTCTTTAATGCTTGTgggttcttttgtttgcttttttatagTCCATGTATGAGAGACAGGGTATTGCTGTGATGACGCCAACTGTACCAGGGAGTCCTCAAGGTCCTTTTCTGGGTATACCTCGGGGTACAATGAGAAGACAAAAATCTATAGGTAAAATATTTCTCGTGCATAGTTCATTTGTGCATCATTCACCCCTCTTAGTAATTCACCTATTTTTGTACTTTCTTTCTTACTTCggtgaattttattttttctttatacgGAGTTCctggaaaaataagtttttgtttaattttccaCATACTGCTTTAATAGCTGTAGGCAAGTATTTTGGAATTCTaatttaattcctttctttaaaatatgcCCTTTATCCAGAAATAATtgtgagaaggaaaaggaaaagagaatagAGCCAAAAAGAAACCAGTGCAATTCTAttgcagagagaaggaaggaaataaatagggcaaaatattattcatttttgttttgctgttgagACAAAAGTGTTGTAATGCTGTGTAGTAGTTTACAAAGTAATCCCTATTGATCAAAGGGAATAAAAATCACCTCCTTTTCATTCCAAAGAATTGTGTCAATTAATGATTAAACAAagaggggttggggggggaaaGCAATCCGAATTTGAACTTGTTTTGTTCTGGGTAATCTTAGTAGTGATATTTCtcaatttaaaaacacattacGCTGATATAAAATTGGCCTTCTAAATTCTCCCATCATCGAGTTTATTTATGTTAAAAGCCATATTTGTAAGAATGTAATGTcatcttttgaaataaaactgtataatttttttccctgtaggaTCTTCTCAGTCCCTTTGCTAAGTTTCAGTGCATCTTAAAAATTCATTAGTTGCCTTATTTTATGCATTTGGAAATTGCTAGAGCCAGGCATACGCTACTCTTTTGCTCAGAATGTCTTCCCTGCTCAATAATTGTGGAAGAAAATGTGCTTCTCTACAGCTACCTTGATgatacataaaaacaaaacatttgccTACACATCAGTGATCAGTTTAATTAAAATTCTGTAGCATCCTTTTTAATTCTGACATCTGGTCTCTGGAAattcaacaagaaaaacacttaCTGCTTGAATGAGGCAAAAGACCATTTTTGCAATTATATACAGGCCTCATGCCATGTGAATTATACCCTCACATTTTAGGCTGGATACAGAGATGGTATAATATGAGGGATTCCAGTGGAAGACAATGTTTTAATatgctttctgatttttagGAATAACAGAGGAAGAACGGCAGTTTTTAGCTCctcctatgctgaagtttacCAGAAGTCTTTCAATGCCTGACACCTCTGAAGATATCCCTCCACCACCGCAGTCCTTACCCccttcaccaccaccaccttctCCCTCCCTGTACAACGCTCCCAAATCCCCAACATCAAGGAGCTATGGAACTATCAAACCTCCATTTAATCAGAATTCAGGTGCAAAAATATCTTTGGTTAGGCCTGAAAATGTGGGAACAATGATAAGAGACAAGGGGATTTATTTCAGACGAGAACTGGACCGCTACTCGCTGGATTCTGAGGACCTGTACAGTCGGAGTGCCACAGCTCAGGCAAATTTCAGGAACAAGAGAGGCCAGATGCCTGAAAACCCATACTCTGAGGTTGGGAAGATTGCAAGCAAAGCAGTTTATGTACCAGCCAAACCAGCAAGGCGGAAGGGGATGCTAGTTAAACAATCCAATGTTGAAGATAGTCCGGAAAAGACCTGCTCTATTCCAATTCCCACAATTATTGTGAAAGAGCCGTCCACCAGCAGCAGCGGGAAGAGCAGCCAAGGGAGCAGCATGGAAATTGACCCTCAGTCTTCAGAGCAACCTGGGCAACTCCGACCTGATGACAGTTTAGGTGTCAGCAGTCCATTTGCAGCAGCCATTGCTGGAGCGGTGAGGGACAGGGAAAAGCGGCTGGAAGCAAGGCGTAATTCTCCAGCCTTCCTCTCCACAGACCTAGGAGATGAAGATGTTGGACTAACACCACCGACACCACGTATGAGGCAATCTAAATTTACTGATGAAGCAATGTTTAGCAGTGAAGATGGCTTTAGGCAGCTTATGTCACCGTCTCCTATTCCTGCACCTAGAGAGCCTGAAAATCTTTTTAATAGCAGTGAACCCAGCAATCAAAGTGATGCAAGGACATTAAATGCTTCGGCCAAAACGAAAGGTACTGAAAACAGTACAGCGGCAGCTAAGTCCACGAATGCATCCACCTCTGATAATTACGTTCACCCGGTCACAGGAAAGCTGCTAGATCCAAACTCACCACTAGCCCTCGCTCTCTCTGCCAGGGACAGAGCCATGaaagaacaaacacagcagattcCAGGCAAAGTGGACACTGTTAAGGCTGACCTTAATAAACCACTTTACATCGATACAAAGCTGAGACCTAATATTGAAACGACATTTCCTGTTACTGCTACTGTCACTAGGCAAAATACTCGTGGCCCACTACGAAGGCAGGAGACTGAGAACAAGTATGAAACAGatgcagggaaagaaaagaaggctgaagagaagaaaaacatgttgATAAATATTGTGGATACTTCACAGCAGAAGTCAGCTGGCTTGTTAATGGTTCATACTGTGGACACGGCAAAGTCAGATGATACGCctgaggatgaggaggaaaagGGAGCTGAAATGGAACCAAGCCCTGAAAACTCACTGTCAGAGAGGCCAGAGGGGACCGAGGAAGCTGAGAGTGAGCTGAACGTGCCTGCTGTGCCTGAGCCACCGGCATCTCCCTGCAAAACCATTGTGGCGGCGAGCTCTGTCGATGACCCAGTCATCTTACCCTTCCGCATCCCCCCACCACCCTTAGCATCAGTTGATATtgatgaagaatttatttttactgagcCACTACCACCCCCCTTAGAGTTTGCCAACAGCTTTGACATCCCTGATGACCGCTCGGTGCCCGCTTCAGCTCTCACGGACTTGattaagcaaaggaaaaacgGCACACCTTCACCTGCGCCATTTGTCACCAGCCAGCCAACCAATTCCTTAGACAGTAAAAAGCAAGTGGGTCTTTCAAACTGTTTGCCTGCCTCCTTTCTGCCACCCCCTGACAGCTTTGACAATGTCACTGACTCTGGGATTGAGGAGGTAGACAGTCGAAGTAGTAGTGACCATCACTTAGAGACAACCAGCACTATCTCAACGGTGTCCAGCATCTCTACCTTATCCTCAGAAGGGTGCGAGAACGTGGATACTTGTACAGTCTATGCAGATGGGCAAACATTTCTGGTGGACAAACCCCCAGTACCTCCTAAGCCAAAAATGAAGCCCATAATCAACAAAAGCAATGCACTTTACAAGGATGCGCTAATTGAAGAAACTGTAGACAGCTTTGTTATTCCTCCTCCCGCTCCACCCCCACCTCCCATCAGTGCGCAGCCCAATATGGCAAAGGTTGTTCCCCAAAGGACATCTAAGCTATGGGGAGATGTGACGGAGGTGAAAAGCCCAATTCTCTCAGGCCCAAAGGCTAATGTTATTAGTGAACTGAACTCAATACTCCAgcaaatgaacagagaaaaatccTCAAAGCCAGGGGAAGGATTGGAGTCACCTACTGGAACAAAAACTGCAAGTCTCAGTACAAGGTAAATGTAAATAACCAAATAACTTACTGAAAAAGGCtggatttttttcatctcttccctAACTTTTCCTATTATATAAGTTAAAGAGGAATGCACCTTTTATTGTACATACTTGTTATACAAACAGTTTTACAGAGGGGAAGATTTTCCTATATCACCAATGTTTCCGTAATCAACATCCTAGGATAGGGGCTCTCAGTATTCTCCGATTTCTGAGGCAGTTTGCACAAGCCTATCAGTTGTTTTGACACGAGTTACTTAGATTTGTGTTTAAGTAgcacttttctctttatttttttcctttcaaaatgtgatgataatttttcttcagtctcatAACTTATTTTGGCTTCAAACAAGTGACAAAATGTTTCTGACTAAGCTTACTTCACATTTGCTGTGCgttatttaatttttgcttGTATCTCTAATAATTGACTAAATTGTGAAATATGAGGCCTGCTCCAGAATTAATACCATCTTTTTTACTATGTtagcccatgatgtcagaggtgtatgttggtggtatggtagTAGAGGTTGatccttcccaccaatattccattatacTTTATTGCTGTACAACAGATAGCAGTGGAGTGGCATTGTGAccaaatggtgtctgacatggaaatgtgtaTGCAGTGAAAGTGTGGAAtggaattcctccatgcagaaaaaaatgccacccactgacattcattaatgcttgctgaacatttatagaGACCACATAGTGGATGTgggcacagtgaggcagtgagtgatgcttttcagcagtggtgtCAGTGACAGCAAGTCACCACTGCTAAtgtagatttttatgagtgcagcatgcaggtcCTTGTTCaccactggtgaaaatgcacatttaATAATGGTGATTGTGTcgaaaaatagtgttttgtagatgagaatttactctatcaagctgtgttattgtgttctttgtatctgctgtagaatggaaataaatagaaggcattacttttggagtgacctaaGTATGAAGCCATCTTAGGAAATTTCTCTTTGGCATCACTTTGCACTGTTCATAGTTTTGCTGAATGGTTAGTTTATTGTCTCTTATCGCTCAGCTTTACTGGTTTTAGGTTCTTGCTTTCTATTGTCAGCGCTTGCTAGTCATGAAGTCTATAGGTTGAAAAGTGTGGCTCATTTCACCCAACAGCACCATCCTCGTAGTGCAGTGTAATACATGACGATACCAAAGGTACTTTGAATAGTCAAACACCATTAGGTAAATGCATAGGTAATTATGTAGTCACTTTTCTCTGGAATATGGTGTAATATCATGAAATTTGCAGCAGTTAAATGGACTTTTTACTGAAGTATTCAATATTGTTTAGCCTGGCCTGCCCCGaagaaatagattttctttgttttttttctttttttgcagagATGTAGTGCTGATTTTGCTCATTAAAAAATGTAGCCCATAAGtaaattttattataattattctGCTGGATAATAATAACCTGGCCTTTGAAAATCTACCATTCTTTGCATGCATTAAGATGATTTTCTTTCAGGGAAAGGATGGCTCTGTTAAATGCAAGTGATTACTTATTCAGAAAGCAGTGTGATCACAAGCCTCAGGGTCAGGCCGTTACATTATTTCTTGCAAGTTGTAAGCTATTAACTGGTCACAGAATGGTCTGGAGGTTATATGTCTTTTAGGAtgaaaatatggaagaaaagttTTGCAATTCTGGAATTCCTATCAGTATTGCTTGACTAATTGGTGTGAAATTGAGTTGCCAGTATGGGAAAAGCTTTTAATGCAGTGAAAACTCTACAATGAAAAGATAGATATGTACTGGCTGCTTGATGAAGACAGTCTTTACTGAAGTTAGCACAGAAGCTGAACCCTGTCCATGTTGATTTGAAACTATCTAGGGAAACTGTAAATCAAAACCTGTGCACTGTTTGAATTTACGTAAGTCTTGTCTTTCAGATGACTCCAAGTGTTTCAATTTCTATTATTCTTCCTTTATCTTCAGTTTTTTGCTTGGGCTTGATCGTCGTGCTAAGTTATATGACGCCATTGCCTATGGCATCATATGTACAATATGTTTAttatcttctgtattttataCTGGTAGTCATTTCCAGGTTGCAGTGTAGGTCTTTATCATCACTATTTTATTAGTTAATAACTGAGGCAATGGTACTGTAAATATGTACTGcattttagagagaaaaaaatgaaaagtagaaGCAAACAgttacttcttttctttgaaaagaaatttaagcCAGTAGAAAGGCTGCAAAAAGTAATTTGAAGAAGTAATTCACTTtatttgagaaatgaaaataatcatgTAAGAAAGAGCCATACCTTATGTATGTCATTTTAGAGAAAAATCTTGGACAGCAAttggaaattattttgcttttctgtcctttAGTCTTTTTAATTCTTATAACTCAGCCTTTGCAAATGGTTTTCATTATGGACTATAGAGTCTGTAGAGACAAGTAGttgcctaaaacttgaacacaggaagttccatactaacatgCTGTAAGGATGGTgaagaactggaacaggttgcccagagaggttgtagaaCATCTTTCTATGGCAATATTCAAAAccctactgtagggaacctgctttactGGGGGGtttggactcggtgatctcttgaggtttcttccaacccctgcaattctgtgattcagtgacaCCACTTGGAAGCAAAAACTCACAAGGAGTCATTTAAATCTGGCTGAAATTCTACTTCATTCCTGAAAAGTCTGCCTAAATGCATGTATTTGCAAATTAGAGAGAGGTTCTTGagctataaaaataatgaagtcagACCTTGTCCAGTTCTGAGACTAGCAGAGGGTGAGGGAGGATTGATTTCTGAGCTGGAGGAAGAGTGAGAAGGAGGGAACAAAAGGCTAACAGCAATATTATCACAgtggagaatcacagaatcaccaaggttggaaaagacctacaagatcatccagtccaaccatccacccatcaccaatagttctcactataccacgtccctcagtgcaacGTCCAAATGTTTCTAGAACACCttcagggtcggtgactccactacctccctgggtagcccaTTCCAccgcctgaccactctttcaaagTAGTGTTTCTTAAcgtccagcctaaatctcccctggcacagcctgAAGCCATTGCCTCTAGTCTTATCACCAGTTACACCAGAGAAcaggctgacccccagctcactacagcctcccttcaggtagttatagagagctataaggtctcccctgagcctcctcttctccagactggacaatctcagctccttcagccactcctcataaggtctgtgctccagacccctcaccagctttgttgcccttctttgaacacactccagggcctcagtatctttcttgcagtgaggggtccagaactggacacagtactcaaggtgcagcctcaccagagctgagtacagggggacaattactTCCCTGTtccagctggcagcactgtttctgatgcaagccaggatgccattggccttcttggccccctgggtacactgctggctcatgttcagcctagcatcaatcagtacccccgGGTCtatttcctcttcacagtcttccagccactctgccccaagcctgtagcgttGCCTGGGATTGTTGTGGCCAAAGCTCAGGACCTGAtatttggctttgttgaacctcatcccattggcttcagcccagctatccagcctgtccagatctctctgtagggccttcctacccccagGGAGGTTGACACttccagcttggtgtcatttgcaaaatTACTGAGGGttcactcaatgccctcatccaggtcatcagtaaagatattaaagaggacaggccccagcactgacccctgaggaacaccgctcgtgaccggtcgccagttggatttagctccattcaccaccactctctgggtctggccctccagccagttccttacccagccaagggtgtacctgtccaagccatgggctgccagttTCTGCAGGAggatactgtgggagacagtgtcaaaggctttgctgaagtctaggtagactacatcagTGCCCTTTCCCTCAccaccagatgggtcactaggtcatagaaggagatcaggttggtcaagcaggacctgctcttcatgaacccatgctggctaggcaTGATCCCCCAGTTGTCCTGCACATGCTGCATGATCTCACTCAAGACACTGagtgttaggaaacacttctttacagaaagggtagtcaagtattggaataggctccccagggaggtggttgaattgccatccctggatgtgtttaagagccatctggatgtggtgctcagggatatgatttagcagagggttgttagagtcagggtactatggttaggctgcggttggacgTGATGATCtccaaggtcttttccaacctgggtaattctatgattctatgattctaagacaatctgctccataaccttcccttGCATTGAGGTCAGGCTAACAATCCTGTAGTTCTCTGggtcctccttacaacccttcttgtagatgggagtctCCAGTCTTCTAGGACCTCACCAGTCAGCAAGGAGTGCTGATAGATAATGGAAAGTGGTTCAGCTATCACCAGTTCCCTCGGCTCcagtttcttgtttttgttgtgttatATATGCTCTGGACTGCCCATCTTTAATATCAGTTCTGCTCTTAGAAGTGTCTACATAAAGGCCACAGTTGCATAGTAAATGCTTCCCAGacaaaggtttatttttactgctttttcttctaccTTACCTTTAAAAACTTAAATAAATTACAGCCTTTCTAGTCTGATCATGATTGACACAATTTTTTACAAAGTCATAATGTATTATGATCAGGGAATACTATCTTGCCAAGGTATGAAAGCTAATATTTCAATTCTGAAGCTAaaattcttcacttttttttctcatattatAAAACGTACATCAACCAATTGTAGAACTTACAGCCCTTTTCTTTGAGGCAGtaagagaaaaggaacaagGAAGTTTAGCTTTCAGAAAGCAAGGATTCTGCTGAATTAAAgaaaagtgatgaaaaatgTGTAGGTCTGTTCATACCCTTCAGCCAAGGAGAAGTAGTGGGAAGTATTATAAATAGTAATGTTCTCAGGCTCGCTTGGGTTCTGCTCATAGCACTAGCAGCctgatgaaattaaaatatgtatttctccATTGTGAAACATGAAGTTATAGCCTAGGAAGCAGCTCTAAATACCTCTAGGAGTTATCTCTGTACAGCCAGTGGATATACAAATGTAGCTCAGTTACAGCAATTGCACCATTAGGGCAGCATGAAGGTGAATTAAATTGTAAATTGTTTGGGAATAGCTTGTTACAGAAACCGGCAAAATTGATCTTCTTTATATGTTTTTGAGAAATGAGGATCATGAAGAGATTGTTCTACAATACTGAGCAGCATTTCTCTCTCaattattacattaaaaaaaacctagtcttccttttttcaGTGTACATAGCTTTAGCAGTAATTCTATACCATGTACTTACAGTTTTCTGTGGTTCTTATGGAGACGCTGattttgaagatttttaaaTAGAGCATGGAAATGTTTGGCTGGAAACCATCTGCTGCTCAGAGGCGGTGACTAGCTGCAGGCAAGGAAGAGGAGCctgggaaaggacagaaaaagaggaaaaagcaaaaggatGTGCTTGTTTCATTGTACGAAGGGTTTGATCAGCAGGCTCTGGACCAGAGGTTTTGAATTCCTGTGGGCTCATCCCACTCTTCATGTTGGCCATCATCCGCTTTAAGAAATTTTGGAGCTGATTCTTAAAGGTACAAGTTTTCATCTGGTCCATCCATGTAGTCAGGATCTCAAATCAGAGGCCATAAAACCCAGCCATCACTTCCTCCTTTTCTGCCCCAAATTCCTTACAGCAGCAGCTTATGGCATTTGAGTACAGGGCCCTACCTGAGCCCAATACTCAAGATCAGAATGTGCTGCCCGGGGTTGCATTGCCCATCCCAGAGCTTGGACATGCTCCACGCTGGGAGATGAAGCACTCCCCACAGCTGGGCAAAGAGGAGGGTAGCGCAGCAGCATCACCAACTCCTACACTTACAAATATGACGAGGCTACAAAATTTACTTGATAGGCTACTGACTGTTGTATGAAGCTGctaaaaggaaggaaggagaaggctAATGCAGGGTTTTTATCAGGTTAAGAGGAATGCTCGCTCTGTGAACCCAGCAGTTGCTTAGCGACACAGTGATCAAGAGCAACTTGCAAGCTGGCTGCATAATACCAGCAGGATTAACGCAGGACAGCCTGTGGCTGCAAGAGAAGCAAAACCCCTAGTGTGAGCATCATGCTTCCGCCTCTTCTCTCATGTGCTAATAAGGAATAATACACAGGCACCACTGTGCCCTGCCATCACCGCCCCAAAATGGTTGATAGCTTTGAGTAGGAAGGAGCTAGTTCTATTCTGAAGGGCTCTCCTTCTTCCCAGACTGTATTCACACAGCATCCATGTTTGGCCTCCTGGCAGGCTGAATGTCAGCCTGGCAGTGGGAACTGCTTGTTGCAGATGTGGGAGTTGCACAGAATGCTTAACCATGCAGCATCAagtccttcaggaaaaaataaccaGTATTGTCTTGACAGATCAAGTTTTAAAGGGGGTACTGTCTGTGGTCAGGCTTGTGTACATTTCTGAGGCCTTTTTATTTGGATAAGTTCCTATACTTTAACAAACAGGTGAGGTAGAATTGAATTCACGCATGGGTCTTAACCCTACGTTTGGTTTATTCTGGTTATGAAACACGTATCTCATGGAGTAATTCTTGATTTTTCAGTTTACTgtcatcccactggcttcattTCATATCGTTAACCATTTGTCAGGCACTTTCACAGGATTCCTTGCTTTGTCAGTAAGTTTTGCAGCATCTCGGTCAttccattttgtcatttttatttgctctcatggctgctgctctcagaagTGGGTCATGCTGAAGTGCCATGAAGTAAGTGTTTACTATAAAGCATAGAGTACTCCAT
Coding sequences within:
- the SHANK2 gene encoding SH3 and multiple ankyrin repeat domains protein 2 isoform X5; this encodes MKSLLNAFTKKEVPFREAPTYSNRRRRPPSTLAAPRILLRSNSDNNLNINNIPEWSASSSASSHRSLSPHLLQQMQNNPNGTVKTVGSYTPSSRSRSPSLNRLGEDGKRQQHRHISAVYSPSANKDTLSALDYQGPKRKLYSAVPGRLFIVVKPYQPQGEGEIHLHKGDRVKVLSIGEGGFWEGSTRGHIGWFPAECVEEVQCKPNESKPETRTDRTKKLFRHYTVGSYDSFDASSDCIIEEKAVVLQKKDNEGFGFVLRGAKADTPIEEFTPTPAFPALQYLESVDEGGVAWQAGLRTGDFLIEVNNENVVKVGHRQVVNMIRQGGNHLVLKVVTVTRNLDPDDTARKKAPPPPKRAPTTALTLRSKSMTSELEELASVRKKKDKVDEIVPVSKPSRIADNATVDSRVATIKQRPSSRCFPSATDMNSMYERQGIAVMTPTVPGSPQGPFLGIPRGTMRRQKSIGITEEERQFLAPPMLKFTRSLSMPDTSEDIPPPPQSLPPSPPPPSPSLYNAPKSPTSRSYGTIKPPFNQNSGAKISLVRPENVGTMIRDKGIYFRRELDRYSLDSEDLYSRSATAQANFRNKRGQMPENPYSEVGKIASKAVYVPAKPARRKGMLVKQSNVEDSPEKTCSIPIPTIIVKEPSTSSSGKSSQGSSMEIDPQSSEQPGQLRPDDSLGVSSPFAAAIAGAVRDREKRLEARRNSPAFLSTDLGDEDVGLTPPTPRMRQSKFTDEAMFSSEDGFRQLMSPSPIPAPREPENLFNSSEPSNQSDARTLNASAKTKGTENSTAAAKSTNASTSDNYVHPVTGKLLDPNSPLALALSARDRAMKEQTQQIPGKVDTVKADLNKPLYIDTKLRPNIETTFPVTATVTRQNTRGPLRRQETENKYETDAGKEKKAEEKKNMLINIVDTSQQKSAGLLMVHTVDTAKSDDTPEDEEEKGAEMEPSPENSLSERPEGTEEAESELNVPAVPEPPASPCKTIVAASSVDDPVILPFRIPPPPLASVDIDEEFIFTEPLPPPLEFANSFDIPDDRSVPASALTDLIKQRKNGTPSPAPFVTSQPTNSLDSKKQVGLSNCLPASFLPPPDSFDNVTDSGIEEVDSRSSSDHHLETTSTISTVSSISTLSSEGCENVDTCTVYADGQTFLVDKPPVPPKPKMKPIINKSNALYKDALIEETVDSFVIPPPAPPPPPISAQPNMAKVVPQRTSKLWGDVTEVKSPILSGPKANVISELNSILQQMNREKSSKPGEGLESPTGTKTASLSTRSTEVMSTVSGTRSTTITFTVRPGTSQPITLQSRSPDYDSRTSGARHAPSPVVSPTEINKDIMPAPLSASASASSPSPTLSDVFSLPSQPPSGDLFGLTAGRSRSPSPSILQQPISNKPFTTKPVHLWTKPDVADWLESLNLGEHKETFMDNEIDGTHLPNLQKEDLIDLGVTRVGHRMNIERALKQLLDR